In the genome of Chlamydia buteonis, the window CGCCTCCTATAGAATGTGTTACAAAGTTAATAGGGACTCCTGGCTTGAGTTCTGCAATCTTTTTAATTAGTTTAACCAGATGATCGGCATGTTTTTCTAGTGTAAATTTTCGAGTTTCATAGTTCCAGATGAATACGTCGTAATTCTCTTTTTCTAAGACATTACCAATAGGTTTTAATGACCTGTAAGATCTTAAAAATGCGTGAACGCAGATTACGGATTCTTTTTGTTGAGATGTTTCTCTTATTCCACCAATTCCTGAAGGAAGTGTTTGAATTATAGAGGTATCCGCTAAAATAGACGTTCCAGATATTAAAAATAGTAAAATTAATAATAATTTATTCATTTGCACACCGATATAATCATTTTAATAAGTTTTTTATTAAAAACCAGCGTGTTTAATTAAGTTTTTTAAAAAATGATCAAGACATTAATTATTAGTTAATAAAAAAATCACTGTTTAATAATTGCGTGCGAATGAATAGATATTTGTGCTTGATTAACTGAAAATATCCTATTAGTTTCAGATAATGTTTGATGAGGGAGGGTTGTTGAGGTTATTAGGGTTTGCCCGAGAGAGGATGTTAATCCTAATAACTGAGAGATTCTCTGATTATCCAATCCTGCATGAATATCATCCATACAGAATAAGGGATATACGTTGTGTATGCTTTTTATATATAGAGATTCTGCAAGTTTAAGAACAGCAAGTAGACTATGTTTTTGTCCTTCACTAGAAAATTGTGCTACAGGAAGATCATTAATCATTAAAGTAAAGTCTTCACGATGAGGGCCTACTGAAGTATTGCCTAATTCTAAATCACGATATAAAGAAGCTGTTAGTTGTTTATGGAGTTCATTTTTAACAGCTTCTTGAGAAATCTTACATTGTTTAATTAAAGAGCTTTTAAATTTTATAAGTAAACGTTCTGATAGAGAATTATTCCATAGTTTTTGAATGAATTGATTTAGTTGTGTGCAGCAAGTATATCGACTAAGGCATAGATAAGATCCTAGAGTGGCAAGTTGCTCATCCCAAACTGATAATGTAGAGGTTTGCTTAGTTTTAAGTAGGGTATTTCTTTGTAATAGAGCTCGGTGATAATAGGACAATGAGTGTTTATATTGTGGATCACACTGCGATAAAAGTAAGTTAAGAAATAATCTCCGATCTGAAGGAGCTCCAGCAATTAAGCAACGATCTTTTGAGGAAAATAGGACTATAGGTATCATGCCTATCAATTGTGATAGGGTTTTTATAGGAGATTGATCGCAAAGGATTTTTTTCCCGTGTTTGTCTACATAGGTAGAAAGCGTGTGGGGAACGCCATCTTTCTCGAAGGTCATTTCTAAAAAGAAATACGAAGAGCCAAAAAAAATGGCTTCTGTAAGATGAGAAGTGCGGAATGATCTACCTAGAGATAATACATAGAGAGCTTCAATAAGATTAGTCTTTCCCTGAGCATTTTCTCCAAAAATATAATTCACATTTGGGGATAAAGAAACCTCAGCTTCTTTATAGTTTCTAAAGTTCTTAAGGCGTAAGGAAAGAATATTCATTAATCATCATGCAATCTCATAGGCATAATAACAAATAGGCTACGTGTAGAATCTGTAATAATTCCAGGATTATAAGAGTCAGAAATACCTAGTCGAACTAACTCATCCTTACTATGTTTCAAAATATCAAGGAAGAAGAAAGGATTGAACGCGATTTCTAATAATTCTCCAGAATAGTTTACTGCCATGCTAACTTTGCCCTCGCCCACTTTTGTACAGTTTGCTGTTAGGGTGAGTTCTCCAGGAGTAAAAGTGAATTTCACAGAGTGTGAGGATTCGTTAGTAAATAGAGCTACTTGTTTTAATAGAGTGATAAGCTCTTCTCTGTGAAGATCTAGTAAAACACTACTTTCTGTGGAAATAACAGGAGAGAAGTCGGGAAACTCTCCAGCAAGTAATTTAGTAATTAGCAATGTATTGCCGCACTCGACAGCAATTTTTGCCTGGTCTAAGAAAATAGAAGCTTCAGAGTCTTCAGAACAGAGCTTAATGATTTCTTCAACAGCTTTAATAGGGATAATATAATCACCAGTAAAGCTTTTATCTAAAGAGACTTCGATGTCAGTTTTTGCTAGACGTTTCCCATCAGTGCCAACTACAGTAGCGGTACCGTTCGCAATAGTTAATAAAACCCCTGTAAGAACATAACGGCTTTCTTCTCGAGAAACAGCAAACGATGTGCGTTGTAACATTTCTTTTAGCTGTTCTGCAGGGAGAGTAAATCTTACGGAATTTTGGATGTCGGGAAGCATAGGAAAGTCCTCTTTCCCCATACTAAGTAAACGGAAACACGAAGAACCCGAGGTAATTTTTGCCATTTCTCCGGTGGTTGCCGAGATCTCGAGATTAGCCTCTGTTAACTCCTTCACTAATTGGAAAAATCTTTTAGAAGGAATAGAGATAGCCCCAGACTCATAAACTTTTGCTTGAGCAACACAACGAGTGCTTACTGTAAGATCTGTCGCGGTGAAAACAAGCTCGTCATTGCATGTTTCAATAAGCACGTGGGTGAGCACAGGGATAGGAGTGTTTTGAGGAACAACACTTTGGATTTTTTTTATAAGATTTCCTAACTCATTTCGGGATACGACGAACTTCATATTTTCCTACAACTGTAAGTCATTAAATCCAATCTAGCCCCCAGAGGATAGGGGACCCTCAGGATCTTATTGAGAGATCTTCCTGGGATAAAGCAGGATATTACTATAAAGTGATTTTATGGTCTTCTAGATATTTGCTAGGAATTTTCTAGGATAGGGACTTGTTAAGTTCAAGAAAGAAAATTGTTTTTTTTGTTATACTTTCCTCCAACTGTCTAGGTTGGGTAATGGTAAAATTATGGCCAGTAAGGAAATTGTTTCTAACCGCAAAGCCTTCCATAATTACGAGGTTTTGGAATCTTTACAAGCTGGGATTGTTCTTACCGGAACGGAAATAAAGTCGTTGCGTGATCACGGTGGAAATCTTGGTGATGCCTATGTGGCTATCTCTAAAGGTGAGGCGTGGTTATTGAATGCCAGCATCGCTCCATACCGTTTTGGGAATATCTATAATCATGAAGAACGAAGAAAGCGTAAGCTTCTTCTTCATAGATACGAGATTCACAAATTAGAAGTTAAGGTCGCTCAAAAAGGGGTAACAATTATTCCTCTTGGGATGTTTCTTTCTCGTGGTTACGTAAAAGTTCGTTTAGGTTGTTGCCGTGGTAAAAAATCTCATGATAAGCGACAAACAATCATAGGAAGAGAGAAACAAAGAGAAATAGAAGCCGCTATGAAGCGTTATCGTTAACAAAGGCTTGGATATTATTTTCTTCTGCCCAAGCTAAAGCTTCTTTTTTTGTTGCAAATGTCATCAGTACTGTGGCCATGGCATCAGCATAAGCACAACTAGGATGAATAACAGTAGCCGATATTATGGGGTAGTCATGTAGTTCTAGGGGCTTCCCTGTATGAGGATCTAGAATATGTGTATAAATTTTACCATTTACAGACCATTGCTGGTAGTAGTTTCCGCTTGTGGCTACAGCTGCATTATTGATTTCTATGATTTGTGGGGTTGCTGAAGACGCTATACGCCAAGGTCGTCCGGTTGGGTGGTTGCCAGAAATTTTGATTTCCCCTCCCCATTCTACATAGTTATTATTACAAAAACGTAGACAGATTTCTAGTAGACAATCAACGGCAAAACCTTTTACAGCGCCGCAAAGATCTAGTTGTACATTGGGATGTTTTTTGGTGATGGTTTTGTTGGTTAAGTCTAAAGTAATGTGTTTCCAACCGACATTTTTGTAGTAGGATTTCCAAGTTTGTTCGTTAGGAAGAGAGTGTTGTTTAAGATGAAGCAACCATAGATTTTTTAGCGGTCCAAGGGTGGGATCAAATCTTCCTCCGGATATGTGGTAAAATCTATCTATTTCTTTTAAGAATACGAACAATTCGTTAGACAGGGGAATTGCTACGCCGGCAGGAGACCGGTTGATTTTAGAAAGTTCTGACTCGCTATTCCAGTTATTATAGACAGTATCAATTACTTTAAAGACTGCATCGATTTCATTTTTTAATTCAGCAGTCTCTTGGCGTGTTAAGTGTTGTCCTACAATAATACGGTAAGGCATGGTCATTCTCTCCCCTTCAAAAGAGGTGAGAGGTGGCGAACATCCTTGAAAGACGTAAGATAAAAGAACTATGAGGAGAATTTTTGATAACTTTCCCATGTGTTTTTCATTAGCATAGCAACAGTCATTGGTCCCACGCCTCCGGGGACAGGAGAGATTGCCTTGCATTTTGTGACCACATTATTAAAATCGACATCTCCAACTAGTGTATAACCTCTATCATTATTTGCTGTGACTCGTGATGTCCCGACATCAATAATAACAGTATTTGAAGAGACCATACTTTCTTTAATGAATAGGGGAACGCCGACAGCAGCAATGACGATATCTGCTGTTTTTAAAATTTCTGTAAGGTTTTGCGATTGGCTATGAAGTAAAGTTACCGTGGCATTAGTCGAAGGATGTTTTTGCATTAACATAGCAGCAAGCGGCTTACCCACAATATTGCTTCTCCCAACAACGGCAACATGACGCCCAAGAAGAGGAATTTCATAATAGTGGAGCAGCTCAATAATTCCTGCAGGGGTACAAGGAGCGAATCCTCCAAGCTGTCCTAGTAGGAGTTTTCCCATATTTATAGGATGAAGGCCATCTACGTCTTTCTCCGGAGAAATTGCTTGAATAATGGCATTACTATCTAAATGTTTAGGTAAGGGTATCTGTACTAAGATACCATGAATCGTAGGATCATTGTTTAGTCTTTCAATAAGTTTAAGAATATCGGTTAAGGTGGCATCAGAAGGCAATCTATGTGCTTTAGACACCATGCCTAAATCTGTAGCCTTTTTCACTTTCATTCCGACGTAAACCTCAGATGCTGGATCATTACCTATCAGTACTACAGCGAGGCCTGGTGGGGTCGAACTATTGGAGATTTCTTGTTTGATTTTTTCTAAGACCCGCTCGGCAACGGGTGTACCTTTTAATAACATGAGCGACTCCTTAAGAAGCCTCTCATCTTAAGGATTCCTTGAGTTATTGTACATGGTAGTAGGTAAATTATTCCGCTATAGAGGAAATCTATAGTGAAGGCATATTTCACATCTAATAGAAGAGTGGAGAAGTTCCAAAGAATTTTATAGTTAAAGAAGGCGAGTGTCGGATAGGAAAAGCAAGAGAATGTCAAAGCGAACATAGAATTAATAATCGGTATCGATAACCACCTATCTTTCAGGAAGATCGTATGCATTTTATGAAGAAGAGAGGAGGTAATAACATATAAAAATGCATGAATTCCAAATAGATAAGAGGAACCTATGTCGCAAAACAGACCGATAATCAATGCGTGGATTAAGACCCTTTCTTTCGATAGTCTATAGAAATTCGCTACAAGATAGGGCGCAAAGAAAATAGGGCATAAGTGAGGGGTGTATTGAGGACATATAAAAAAACTCAATATAGAGAGGAGTAAACACTGAAGAGATATTAACCGGTCCATAAGTCGATATAGAGTGGGTTACTAACATTCATAACAAGATTCGAAATTGTTGGCTCTTACTTTCTTAAAATTTTCTTTATTATTCTTATTTGTTTTGCGAACGTCTTATTAATTAATATCTTTCGTTAATTTCAATTTAATTTATTTGTTTAATAAATTTTTTCTAAATAAAATTAATTTATAAGTAAGATTAGAAAATTATTATTTCTATGAGTGGGACAAAGAAGAAAAGAAACCGAAGAGATTTGTCTCGAGTGATTCAGAAAAAGACAGAGAAGCTTCTGAATAGACCTAAAAAATTGAAAGAAAAGAAATCCAAGTTCCTTATTTCCAAAGATCAAGAGCAGCTTCGTCATCGTGCAGAGGAGTATGATACTTTAGTGCGTTCCCTATTAGATAAGCAATCTCATGATTCTAATCATGTTTTAATTTTTAACTATCAGGATGGTTTCGTTTTTACTGATATTAATAATTTCGTAAGGTATTCAATAAAACTATAAGACTGGATATCAAAAGCTAATAAAAACTTGCAGAACGGGACAAACCCGTGATTAAGGACAGGGTGGCCTGGGCTAATTTGTGCGCTCCAGAAGCTGTAGCAATATTAAGATCTCCACAATCTTAATATTGCTAGACAGTTTGGTATTACTACCTTCCTGGAACGCTAGCGATGCACTTTCTTGCATCTACCCGCTCTTTTCCCTCTTCCTTATTCTTTAGGTTTTTTCGCAAGGTGGTGACACCTTGCGTTTTTTTTTCTTTTAATTTCTCCCTAAGTTCTTTTTTTTGAATTAATTATTTTTTATTTTAAAATTAAAGCATAACTAATGGGTGTTTTTTTTAAATTCTGAGAATAAATTATGGCAATTTCTGGAAACAGCAGTATTTCTCCTCCGGGCCCTGATAAATGGGATCCTGCTATTATGGGGAAACAGCCTGAGTCGTTATCGGGACCCAAAGAATCTGTGTTTTCCGAAACTAAGGAAGCCTCTGTTAAGAAGCAGGAGGCTATGATCCAATCTGGGGCTAGTGCAAATTATGAAACAGAGTTGCAGATCAATAAGGGAAAGTATCGAAAAGCCCAAGAACAGGCTTCATCCTCCCCTAAGTCAAAATTACGGGGTGCTTTTTCTAAAGTTCGTGCGAGTGTTCAAGGTTTTCTTTCTGGTTTTGGTACGAGAGCTTCTAGAGTTTCTGCTCGTAGAGCAGAAGCGGGTGGAGAGGGGAGATCTATGCTTCCTAGTGATATGGAGATGGTCAGTAAGAAAGGGAATCGCATTTCACCGGAGATGCAAGGGTTTTACCTTGATGCATCGGGAATAAGTGACTCTTCATCAGACATTTCTATGCTTTCACTAGAATCGTTTCGCTCTACATCATTACCTTTACTTTCGATTCCAAGAGATGATATTAGCGCTTCAGAAACCTCTGCTGTAGTTTCTTTCGGTGCATTTCATACAGCTAGAACATCAGTAACGGAATCTACGATTACCGCTTGGACAATAAATCGTTTGGGTGGAGAGATGATCAGCACTGTATTAGATCCCAATATAGAGACTTCGTCTTTGTTACGTAGGGCGTCTTCGGTTGGTAATGAAGGGATTATTGATTTATCAGATCTGGAGAATCGTAGTTTGAGTACAGATATGAGGGGCGAAGGCTCAAAAAATACCAAAATTATTGATTCAGGTCGTGATGCAGGAAGAGTCGAAGATCTAGATTTAGAGGGATCGGGGATTTTAGAGACTTCAGCTAAAGAAGCTGAGAAGAAAGAAAGTCGTGAAGATCTTTTAAAGGATCAGCTTGCCTTAGCAAAAATGATGGAAAGCCTACTTTCTTCAGGTGTTCCTGCTTCTGTTTATGTGCCTTTTGGCACCTCTTGGTCTGATGGAAGCACAAGTTTTCCCCCTCCAAAATTTTCTGGAATAGTTGCACAGAGTTATAACAATAAATCTGAGCATGTTCCTATGGGCATCTCTAAAAATCAACAACATATGGATTTTTCTTCCATAGATCGATCTAGAAATATTGTAGAAGCTTCTTCATTATCAATTGATCATAGTGAAAGTCGTTACCGTTTTCCTGGGAATCCCTTTCCCGAGGATTATATTCCAAACTTGAGTAAGGATGGAACCGCGAGTTTTTCTGTTTTATCAAATACCGATGCAGTATTGTTACCTATTCCAGAAGAAAATTCCTCTCCAAAATATGAAGCTTCAGCAGAATTAACGGGATATGATACGATAAGTTCTGCGTATTTATTCCCTGCGCATCAGGGAATATCTTTATTAGCACCTTTGCCGCGTTCTTTATCTGAATATAAACACCAAGTAGAAAAGCGAAAAGGTCCTGGAGCACCTCCGGATCCTTTAATTTATCAATATCGTAACGTAGCTATAGACCCGCCGCTAATTTTTCGTGCACCGCAACCTTTTGCTTCTTCATCACGTCTTGGGGTGCAAGGAAAACCCGAAGCAGCTTCTGTTCATGATGATGGAGGAGGATCGGGGGGAGGTTTTTCAGGACAGAATCAAGATAATAGGCGTTTTTCCAATAGAGATGAAAAAGGCAAACCTACGGATATAGATTAGGGAGATTAAAATGCGCATAATACCCTTTGATCCTTATGGTGCATTTCCTCCTCAGGGAGCACAGAAAGATCCACACAGCAATATACCATTGAATCAGAAGATTTCCGATGAAATAGCTAAGAATGAAGCTATGCGTTTGGCTTTGTTAGCTATTGCTGATAAAGAAAAAGAGGAAAAAAAGAGAAAACATCGCTTTAAAATACTCAATCGTAAACAAGCAAAAGTTCTATTATCTCAATTATGCAATGTGGATTTAGACTTTAAGAGATTGAAAAATGCAGGTTTAGAAGAAAAGGAAGAAGAGCTTAGTGAAAAGTCTTTTGACATAGCTGGTAGTAAAAAACCGATAAAAATAGGGGCATCAGCAGCTCAAGCGATTGCTAATGCCGCAGAGGCTTGGGTTATTGCTCGCAATAGAGGTGTATTGGATATGGCTTCTCTATTGTTCTGGGGTAAGGATGAGGATAGTTAAGCCGCACATTTTTCTTTAGGTAGTTTAACTATCTTAGTTTCCTTATTATTAATCGGTGGATATGATAGGGTACTTTGTTTTTCTAAATCTTTCCAAATTCTATTAAGTTTATTGATTTGTTTCTTTGTAAGGTTGTTAAGAATCAGCATATCTTCTGAATTGGAGCAAAACCCAGATTCTGACCAGTTCACAGACCCGGTTATTAAGGTATTTTGATCTATAACAGCAAACTTATGATGTAGGCGATGCCGGGTTGTTTTTGTATACAATGTTAATTTAGAGTCTTTCAACGTCTGTAGTCGTGTTGTTGATAATTTCTTAAAATCCTTATCAATTAAAATTTTCACTTTCACGCCACGTTTTTGCGCTTCGTCAAGCTCATTAAAAATGGGGAGGTAGGTTAAAGCAAACATTGCTATACGTATTGTTTTTTTAGCGGTTCTTATTGTTTGCAATACCGCGGATAAAGCTTTCCCTTGATCTCCGGGCAAGGAAAAATATTGAGCTTTCTGTCCTTGAATAACACACTCTCCTGAAGACTCATTTTTAATATGTTGACAAAGTTCTTTGCTCTTTAACCCAATGATAAGATTACTATCTTCAAGAAACGATACATGGGTATAGTTTGCTGAACCTAACCAGGCATGTTTGTCATCTATAGCTAGAGCTTTTTGATGCATAAGTTTTCTTTCTTCTTTGGGGTGGTTCACTAAGGTGACATTGTGGTTTTTTGGGAACTCTTGAACTTTTGCCATTTTTTCATAGTGGATCGCAACATTGCATTGAGAGTTCGCTTGATTGGCAAGACTTTTAATAACTTCAGGAGCACTAAGACGATAAATACGAAGAAATAAACTTTCCTTTGCGGAATCAATAGCATCGCATATCACTTTAAGAGAGTTATCCCCACACTGTTTTGAATAAATTACAGGTTCACGTAAAGCAAGAAATGTTTGGAAAGTATCAGGAGGTTGAGATTTTGTAAGGACTCCAAACAATAAAATTATTCCTAAAGTTATAGCGATTTTTAATTTTAATTTTGTTTTCTTTAGCATAGATATAATTAGATTTAGTTTGTTTTTTTAAATTTTTTTAATAAAATTTGTATCAAAAAAAATCACTATTTTTAAAGAAAATTTAATAAAAATTAGAAAAAATAAATTAGATAGATATTTAGGGAAAATATTCCCTCCAACGGTAGGAAACTTTTTTCATAGTTTTCTCATCAGCTTCAACTTCTTTAGGATAGTGGGATTTCATCATTGAGTTTAGAAGGATCGGGAAAGTGTAGTTTGGTCTGTGATTAGTGATCTTATTGAAACGTACGTGAAGGTCTGTAGCAGGAGCTACGCGTGTAAATGTCTTCCATAAAAAGCTTTTAGGGCTTGCTAGTATTTCTTGTAGATTCTCTGTAAGCACAACAAAGGGCCAGGATTGTAAGTTTTGGTTATGCAGGATTTCATCTATGGAGAATTGTTCTGAGGAAGTTTCTAGAACGAGACATCCAGAACAGAAAGTTCCTATGTCTGTAATGTGGGGAATAGAGGTCCCACGATATTTATGTGGGAGATCACGAATTTCTGCGCCTATTCCCATGAAAATTGCTTTAGAACCTTTGTTCAGTTCAGGTCCTGTATAGTCTAG includes:
- the smpB gene encoding SsrA-binding protein SmpB, giving the protein MASKEIVSNRKAFHNYEVLESLQAGIVLTGTEIKSLRDHGGNLGDAYVAISKGEAWLLNASIAPYRFGNIYNHEERRKRKLLLHRYEIHKLEVKVAQKGVTIIPLGMFLSRGYVKVRLGCCRGKKSHDKRQTIIGREKQREIEAAMKRYR
- the folD gene encoding bifunctional methylenetetrahydrofolate dehydrogenase/methenyltetrahydrofolate cyclohydrolase FolD encodes the protein MLLKGTPVAERVLEKIKQEISNSSTPPGLAVVLIGNDPASEVYVGMKVKKATDLGMVSKAHRLPSDATLTDILKLIERLNNDPTIHGILVQIPLPKHLDSNAIIQAISPEKDVDGLHPINMGKLLLGQLGGFAPCTPAGIIELLHYYEIPLLGRHVAVVGRSNIVGKPLAAMLMQKHPSTNATVTLLHSQSQNLTEILKTADIVIAAVGVPLFIKESMVSSNTVIIDVGTSRVTANNDRGYTLVGDVDFNNVVTKCKAISPVPGGVGPMTVAMLMKNTWESYQKFSS
- the mreD gene encoding rod shape-determining protein MreD, whose amino-acid sequence is MDRLISLQCLLLSILSFFICPQYTPHLCPIFFAPYLVANFYRLSKERVLIHALIIGLFCDIGSSYLFGIHAFLYVITSSLLHKMHTIFLKDRWLSIPIINSMFALTFSCFSYPTLAFFNYKILWNFSTLLLDVKYAFTIDFLYSGIIYLLPCTITQGILKMRGFLRSRSCY
- a CDS encoding FAD:protein FMN transferase; the encoded protein is MGKLSKILLIVLLSYVFQGCSPPLTSFEGERMTMPYRIIVGQHLTRQETAELKNEIDAVFKVIDTVYNNWNSESELSKINRSPAGVAIPLSNELFVFLKEIDRFYHISGGRFDPTLGPLKNLWLLHLKQHSLPNEQTWKSYYKNVGWKHITLDLTNKTITKKHPNVQLDLCGAVKGFAVDCLLEICLRFCNNNYVEWGGEIKISGNHPTGRPWRIASSATPQIIEINNAAVATSGNYYQQWSVNGKIYTHILDPHTGKPLELHDYPIISATVIHPSCAYADAMATVLMTFATKKEALAWAEENNIQAFVNDNAS
- the dnaN gene encoding DNA polymerase III subunit beta — encoded protein: MKFVVSRNELGNLIKKIQSVVPQNTPIPVLTHVLIETCNDELVFTATDLTVSTRCVAQAKVYESGAISIPSKRFFQLVKELTEANLEISATTGEMAKITSGSSCFRLLSMGKEDFPMLPDIQNSVRFTLPAEQLKEMLQRTSFAVSREESRYVLTGVLLTIANGTATVVGTDGKRLAKTDIEVSLDKSFTGDYIIPIKAVEEIIKLCSEDSEASIFLDQAKIAVECGNTLLITKLLAGEFPDFSPVISTESSVLLDLHREELITLLKQVALFTNESSHSVKFTFTPGELTLTANCTKVGEGKVSMAVNYSGELLEIAFNPFFFLDILKHSKDELVRLGISDSYNPGIITDSTRSLFVIMPMRLHDD
- the recF gene encoding DNA replication/repair protein RecF (All proteins in this family for which functions are known are DNA-binding proteins that assist the filamentation of RecA onto DNA for the initiation of recombination or recombinational repair.), with the protein product MNILSLRLKNFRNYKEAEVSLSPNVNYIFGENAQGKTNLIEALYVLSLGRSFRTSHLTEAIFFGSSYFFLEMTFEKDGVPHTLSTYVDKHGKKILCDQSPIKTLSQLIGMIPIVLFSSKDRCLIAGAPSDRRLFLNLLLSQCDPQYKHSLSYYHRALLQRNTLLKTKQTSTLSVWDEQLATLGSYLCLSRYTCCTQLNQFIQKLWNNSLSERLLIKFKSSLIKQCKISQEAVKNELHKQLTASLYRDLELGNTSVGPHREDFTLMINDLPVAQFSSEGQKHSLLAVLKLAESLYIKSIHNVYPLFCMDDIHAGLDNQRISQLLGLTSSLGQTLITSTTLPHQTLSETNRIFSVNQAQISIHSHAIIKQ
- the ltuB gene encoding late transcription unit protein LtuB, producing the protein MSGTKKKRNRRDLSRVIQKKTEKLLNRPKKLKEKKSKFLISKDQEQLRHRAEEYDTLVRSLLDKQSHDSNHVLIFNYQDGFVFTDINNFVRYSIKL
- a CDS encoding phospholipase D-like domain-containing protein is translated as MLKKTKLKLKIAITLGIILLFGVLTKSQPPDTFQTFLALREPVIYSKQCGDNSLKVICDAIDSAKESLFLRIYRLSAPEVIKSLANQANSQCNVAIHYEKMAKVQEFPKNHNVTLVNHPKEERKLMHQKALAIDDKHAWLGSANYTHVSFLEDSNLIIGLKSKELCQHIKNESSGECVIQGQKAQYFSLPGDQGKALSAVLQTIRTAKKTIRIAMFALTYLPIFNELDEAQKRGVKVKILIDKDFKKLSTTRLQTLKDSKLTLYTKTTRHRLHHKFAVIDQNTLITGSVNWSESGFCSNSEDMLILNNLTKKQINKLNRIWKDLEKQSTLSYPPINNKETKIVKLPKEKCAA